A region of the bacterium genome:
TTCCCGGTTGGGCCGCGAAGAGCCCAAAGGCTGTCTGGAAATCGGTCCGATCAGCCGGCGTTCCCTGTTCCAGTTTCACACGGAAAAAATCATTCGTTTGCAAAGCCTCTACGGCAAGCCCATCCTCTTTCTCATCATGACCAGCGAACAGAATCACGCGGATACCGTCGAGTATTTTCACCGCCATCACTATTTCGGCATGAATCGCGACACGCTGTTTTTTTTCAGCCAGTCCTCCCAGCCAGCGTTTGATCAGCACGGTAAATTGCTGCTGCGCTCGCGCTCTGATCTGGCCTTGTCCCCGGATGGACACGGCGGCCTGTTGACCGCCCTGCAACGCCATCGCCTGGTCGATACGCTGCAAAACGCAGGCGTAGAGCTGCTCTATTATTTTCAAGTGGACAATGTTCTCTGCCGCATCGCTGATCCGGTGTTTCTCGGACATCATGTTTTGCAGCAGGCGGAGATGGCCTCCAAATCCGTGGCCAAACGCAATGCCGAAGAAAAAGTGGGCGTGTTCTGCCGCGTGAACGGCCGGCCCGCGGTGGTGGAATACTCTGAACTAGACGACACTCTGCGTCACCAAAGAGACGAGCAGGGCGGCCTTCGCTTCAAGCAGGGCAGCATCGCCATTCACACATTCAGTCTTACGTTTTTCAGACGGCTGTTCGAGGCAAAGGTGAATTTGCCCTATCATCTCGCTTTTAAAAAAATGCCCTGCCTTGATGAACAGGGCCGCCCGGTCACGCCGGAACGGGAGAATGCCTACAAGCTGGAACAGTTTATTTTCGATGCGCTGCCCTACGCGCGGAACACCATTGTGGTGGAGACCAGCCGTGAAGAGGAGTTCAGTCCGGTTAAAAACGCCACTGGCCTGGATTCACCGGAAACCGCAACCCGGGCGTTGGTGGAGTTGTTCGCTCGTTGGCTTGAAAAGGCCGGTGTGACGGTGCCGCGCGGCCCAGACGGCCTGTCCCAACACCGGTTGGAGATTTCGCCGCTTTATGCGCTGGATGAAGACGATCTGCGTTCAAAAATACCCTGCAAGTTGGAGATCCGCGGCGATACCTTTTTCGATTGAGTCCGCTCCGATGGCGGCGGACGTCTTTGCCGTCGGCATGGTCTGCGTGTGATCCAGGGTGCGGCGGCTGACCAACAAGCCGCTTCCTCTTTTCTCGTTTACAGCAATTGTCGCGGCGAAGCGCGGCGGCTGTTGACTATATCATTGTGTGTTTTGGATTGTCGAATCCATTCTCAGCAGGGAATGCGCATGAAAAATATTCTCGCTATGATTCTTGCCGGCGGCCGCGTGGACGAGCTTTCAGTGCTCACGTTGTATCGTCCGAAATCCGCTCTGCCCTTCGGCGGCCTGTATCGCGTTATCGATTTTCCGTTGAGCAATCTGGAGCATTCCGGCATCGAGAAGGTAGGGGTGCTGTCGCAATATCGATCGGACTCTCTGCTCCGCCATATCGGCTCCGGAGCCGCCTGGGATATGGTCGGCAGCCGGCGCGGCATTCATCTACTGCCGCCGATGAAGGGGACCTTCAGTTCCGACTGGTACAAGGGCACAGCCGATGCGGTTTACCAGAACAAGGACTTTATTTTTCATAATCAGCCTGACTATGTTCTGGTGCTCTCAGGCGATCATGTGTACAAGATGGACTATGGCGAGATGCTCTCCTTTCATCAATCGATGCAAGCGGATGTAACGGTTGCGTTTGTCCGTCCGGATGACCATGGCATGGAGCGTTTTGGTCAGGGCGTGATAGAGGAGGGGCGCGAGCAGGGAGGCCGTCTGTTGCGCTATGTGGAAAAACCAAGCCAGCCGATCTCTGAATGGGCGTCCATGACGATCTACCTGTTTAACGCCGATGCGCTGCACTTTGTTCTGGATGAGATGATGAAGCCCCCGTCCACCGAGCACTTCGGCCGGGATATTCTGCCGGTGCTGCTTGACCGCAAACGGGTGTTCGGCTATAAATTCCATGGCGCCTGGGCGTATGCGCGCACCATCGATGAATACTGGGCCGCCAATATGAGTCTGCTGCAGGATCGCCCTGCTCTGGACATCGATCGCTGGCAGGTGCGCACGAATCTTGACAACGAGCGGGTTCGCGACCGCGCCCCAGCTATAATCAGCGCCGGCGCTCTGGTGCGCAACAGCCGCATCCATCATGGGTGCATTGTCGAGGGCACTGTGGTCAACTCCATTCTGTTTCCGGGCGTCAAAGCGGCGGCGGGCAGCATGGTCAAAGATTCGATTTTGTTTTATGACACCCGCGTCGCCGCCCATGCGCACGTGACCAAGGTGATTACCGATGTTGAGGTGATCATCGGAGCACAGGCGGTAGTGGGGGGCGGTCGACGGCCGGGCGCCAATAAGGAGTATCCGGATCTGCTTAGTTCTGGGATCACTCTTATCGGCCGCAATACCGTCATCCCCGTCAGAGCGCAGATCGGCGCCAATTGCATCATCTATCCCAACAAGGGTGAACAGGATTTTTCCGGAAAAATAATAGCCGACGGGAGGACCTTGAAATGAGACAGACGGTTGCGTTTTTGTTGGCCGGCGGCGTCGGCAGCCGGTTGAACATTTTGGGTTGGATGCGCGCCAAGCCGGCCGTACCGTTCGGCGGCTGTTATCGGTTGATCGATTTCACCATGAGCAACGCCATGCACTCCGGCGTTCAACAGATCGGCATCCTCACCCAATACCGGCCCTACTCGTTGATGGGGCATATCGGCTCCGGCGAGGCCTGGGACCTGATCGGCCGCCGCCGCTGCGCCAAGATCCTGCCACCCTCTACCGGACGCGAGGATTTCGACTGGTACCGCGGAACCGCCGATGCGGTGGCGCAAAATCTCGAGTTTGCCGCGCGCTACGGCGCACAACGGGTGCTGATCCTCTCCGGCGATCATATCTACAAGATGGATTACGCCGCCATGGTGGAATTTCACAAACAGCAGAAAGCGGCCATCACCATCGCCATGATGCGCGTCGCCTGGGAGGACACCCGTCATTTCGGCATCGCCCAGGTGGATGAAGAGCAACGCATCACCGCCTGGGAGGAAAAACCGGCCAAAGCGAAAAGCAATCTGGCCTCTATGGGCGTGTACGTGATCGATTTCGAGTTTCTCAAAAAGAGTCTGGACGGGCGACGAGGCCATGATTTCGGCAAAAATATCATCAACGATGCCATCGGCGTTGCGCCGGTTTACGCCTACCTGTTCAGCGGGTATTGGGCGGACGTCGGCACTCTCAAAGCCTACTGGCAGACCCATATGGATATCCTGACGCCCGGCTCTGGTTTGAATTTACCCGAATGGGGCGTACGCACCAACATCGACGACGAGGGGGCGCTCGGCGATCGGCCGCCGACCGTCATCGCGTCTTCTGCGCAAGTTCAAAATGCCCTGATCTCCGCCGGCTGCATCATTGAAGGCACGGTGGTGAATTCCGTGCTCTCGCCCGGTGTGCATGTGGCGGCCGGTGCGGTGGTCAGAGACTCGGTCGTCATGCACGATGTACGCATCGGCGGCAAAGCGGAAGTGACTTCCGTGATCGCCGACAAGGGCGTCGTGTTCGGTCCGGCCTGCCGGGTTGGCGGACCAGGCCCCAGCGCACAGCCCAATGAAAAATATCCCGATCATTTGTTCAGCGGATTGACCCTGGTGGGGAAAAAAGCCGTGGTGCCGGAGCGGATGGAAATATTCCGCAACACCATCGTTGAACCGCAGACCACGCTGCTGAGCTACGTCGATTACAAACCACGGGAAGGCGCTTATATCCAGGGCGTCGTTCCCTCTAAGGAAAAAGCCTCCAGGAGGTCATGCTCTCAATGAAACGAACAGCCTGGATCATGATGATGTCCTTTGCGGCGATGATGAATCTATGTTCATCGGCCGGCGACCGGGCGGCGGATGCCGCCTATCGGGAGGAGATCGAAGCGTGGCGCCGCCGCCGCGTCGCCCAGTTGACCAAACCCGATGGATGGCTGAGTCTGGCCGGCCGCTTTTGGCTCGAGCAGGGTGAAAACCCTTTCGGCCGTGCAGCCGGCAATGCGGTGATCTTTCCGGAGAGTTGCCCGGATCATATGGGCTCGTTCATCGTCGATAAAAATACAGTCCGCCTGCGCGTGGAGCCGGGCGTAGCCATTTTTACCGCCGATCATTCCCTCGCTTCGAATATGGAGCTGCACAGTGATGCTCAGGGTAAACCCACTCTGCTATTTTATCATACGCTGTCCTGGCATATCATTCAGCGGAGCGGCCGTTTTGCCGTGCGCCTGCGCGACAGCACCCACGTCAATCGAAGAACCTTCCGGGGCATCGACTATTTCCCGGTCGATCCGGCTTGGCGGGTTAAGGCGAAATTCATCGCCTATGAACCGGTTAAAATGCTGCGGATCATCAATGTGGTGGGTCAGGTCGAAGACCAACCCTGTCCCGGCGCTCTGCTTTTTACGCTGCAAAACCAACAATGCCGCCTGGATGTGCTGGATGAAGGGAGGGAGGAGCCGTTCTTTGTCGTCTTTGCCGATGCCACCAGCGGTGAGGAGACCTATGGCGGCGGCCGCTTTCTCTATGTGGCGCGGCCGGATTCTGCTTTCGAGACGTTCATCGATTTCAACAAAGCCTACAATCCACCCTGTTCTTTTACACCCTACGCAACCTGTCCTCTGCCGCCGGAAAGCAACCGGTTGAGTATCGCCATCCGCGCCGGCGAAAAGCGCTACCAGGGAAGCGCTTCGCACTAAGGGGTTGAACCTTCTGTCCACTTCGCTCCTACGATCCATTCACCGTTGGTACAGTGGATTTTACACGCGGGTAGCCGGCTTGAAACGCAAGTAAACGGTACATGCTTGAACAGACCCCCAAGCATGTGAAAATATTTTTCTGCATCGATTTGCACGGAAAGCGTCAGAATGTGTGCAACCGTACAACCAGAGTGCTGCATTTTATTAAGCGGCTGTAAAAAGCGGGATGATGGCCGTCTCGGGGGCGATGCCTGCGGCGAACATTCCGGCAACCATGGTTTTGGCTTCGCAGCATGGGCTGGGACGGGTCTGAATGAGAAACGCTATTCCCGCCGGCTCGACAAGTGCGAGCATGAACTCATTTGGTGTGTTCGGCGATGAGTGCGTTTTTGTCAT
Encoded here:
- a CDS encoding UDPGP type 1 family protein translates to MMTNLEQRYRRILDVMTSLGQEQVLRFWPTLTDIEKRALLDQLEALDAEQLQRQSELIKQYRAETTSRLPQLEPFPVIPLAVTAAEQARDQQAAATGRELLRQGKVAVLVVAGGLGSRLGREEPKGCLEIGPISRRSLFQFHTEKIIRLQSLYGKPILFLIMTSEQNHADTVEYFHRHHYFGMNRDTLFFFSQSSQPAFDQHGKLLLRSRSDLALSPDGHGGLLTALQRHRLVDTLQNAGVELLYYFQVDNVLCRIADPVFLGHHVLQQAEMASKSVAKRNAEEKVGVFCRVNGRPAVVEYSELDDTLRHQRDEQGGLRFKQGSIAIHTFSLTFFRRLFEAKVNLPYHLAFKKMPCLDEQGRPVTPERENAYKLEQFIFDALPYARNTIVVETSREEEFSPVKNATGLDSPETATRALVELFARWLEKAGVTVPRGPDGLSQHRLEISPLYALDEDDLRSKIPCKLEIRGDTFFD
- a CDS encoding DUF1684 domain-containing protein; translated protein: MKRTAWIMMMSFAAMMNLCSSAGDRAADAAYREEIEAWRRRRVAQLTKPDGWLSLAGRFWLEQGENPFGRAAGNAVIFPESCPDHMGSFIVDKNTVRLRVEPGVAIFTADHSLASNMELHSDAQGKPTLLFYHTLSWHIIQRSGRFAVRLRDSTHVNRRTFRGIDYFPVDPAWRVKAKFIAYEPVKMLRIINVVGQVEDQPCPGALLFTLQNQQCRLDVLDEGREEPFFVVFADATSGEETYGGGRFLYVARPDSAFETFIDFNKAYNPPCSFTPYATCPLPPESNRLSIAIRAGEKRYQGSASH
- a CDS encoding glucose-1-phosphate adenylyltransferase produces the protein MRMKNILAMILAGGRVDELSVLTLYRPKSALPFGGLYRVIDFPLSNLEHSGIEKVGVLSQYRSDSLLRHIGSGAAWDMVGSRRGIHLLPPMKGTFSSDWYKGTADAVYQNKDFIFHNQPDYVLVLSGDHVYKMDYGEMLSFHQSMQADVTVAFVRPDDHGMERFGQGVIEEGREQGGRLLRYVEKPSQPISEWASMTIYLFNADALHFVLDEMMKPPSTEHFGRDILPVLLDRKRVFGYKFHGAWAYARTIDEYWAANMSLLQDRPALDIDRWQVRTNLDNERVRDRAPAIISAGALVRNSRIHHGCIVEGTVVNSILFPGVKAAAGSMVKDSILFYDTRVAAHAHVTKVITDVEVIIGAQAVVGGGRRPGANKEYPDLLSSGITLIGRNTVIPVRAQIGANCIIYPNKGEQDFSGKIIADGRTLK
- a CDS encoding glucose-1-phosphate adenylyltransferase, whose product is MRQTVAFLLAGGVGSRLNILGWMRAKPAVPFGGCYRLIDFTMSNAMHSGVQQIGILTQYRPYSLMGHIGSGEAWDLIGRRRCAKILPPSTGREDFDWYRGTADAVAQNLEFAARYGAQRVLILSGDHIYKMDYAAMVEFHKQQKAAITIAMMRVAWEDTRHFGIAQVDEEQRITAWEEKPAKAKSNLASMGVYVIDFEFLKKSLDGRRGHDFGKNIINDAIGVAPVYAYLFSGYWADVGTLKAYWQTHMDILTPGSGLNLPEWGVRTNIDDEGALGDRPPTVIASSAQVQNALISAGCIIEGTVVNSVLSPGVHVAAGAVVRDSVVMHDVRIGGKAEVTSVIADKGVVFGPACRVGGPGPSAQPNEKYPDHLFSGLTLVGKKAVVPERMEIFRNTIVEPQTTLLSYVDYKPREGAYIQGVVPSKEKASRRSCSQ